One part of the Mariniflexile litorale genome encodes these proteins:
- a CDS encoding SusC/RagA family TonB-linked outer membrane protein, producing MKNKLIAKYRQFLYCMLCLCIHSNTIQGLEVFPFQQSEISGTITDAQGVPLAGVTIIIKGTQKGSISDFNGTYAIPATKNEVLVFSFMGFKTQEMAIQGRTQWDVQLETDVTTLNTVEINAGYYTVKDKERTGNIAKLEAKTIEKQPVNNPLAAMQGHIAGVDIVQTTGLPGGGYQMAIRGKNFMNGSTEPLYIVNGVPFGAQSLASLEISVGINAGNISPLNAINPSDIESMEVLKDADATAIYGARAANGVVLITTKKGKAGSTRFQAHLSSTLGQVAHFLDLMNTEQYLEVRREGIVNDGFGAFLDNPAFDFIWPDLKTWDQTRYTDWQKELIGGIAYRNHAQLSVSGGSEHTQFLVSGSFQKETTVFPGDAHYKKASVHHTINHQSHDGRFKINLSSIYSVEHNQMPRTDLTGLAYTLVPNAPALYDAAGNLNWENNTWNNPLASLEEEYQAQIHTRMANLGLSYHVLPHLEFKTSLGYNTYGMDSYKTLPSSARNPKLGFTPENYSSISTNSATRQSWIVEPQFDWKQAWSDVLLSVLVGTTFQQEATDQLVQKGTGFPNNRLLRNLSAAKTLEVKQDSDSEYKYQALFGRINIQWKDAYILNLTGRRDGSSRFGPGKQFGNFAALGAAWLFLENGFLKHSKVFSFGKLRGSYGTTGSDNIGDYKFLDTYSVTGYDYNGTSILEPTGLFNPLFGWETNKKLEAAVELGFFKDRILLNTVWYQNRSANQLIGIPLATTTGFTELTGNFDATVENTGFEFEIRAINIHSKNFQWRSTFNMSLPKNRLVKFPGLETSTFANRYDIGKPLTIRHLYHALGVDSDTGLYQFEDYNEDGHIRSLDDKQWIEDMAPKLYGGLGNTLTYKNLTLELFFQFKKQQAFNPLVSAAAPGFNTNGSVALWNRWQHPGDTNPIMRAISGLDPSVFESIENQSASSAAVSDASFVRLRNISLAYRLPKNLSGGCDLNVYLQGQNLWTLSNYDGPDPEQPSSIIMPPLRQMTVGVQLGF from the coding sequence ATGAAAAATAAATTAATAGCGAAATACAGGCAGTTTCTATACTGTATGTTGTGCTTATGCATTCATTCCAACACCATACAGGGTCTGGAAGTATTTCCATTCCAACAATCAGAAATTAGTGGTACCATAACCGATGCCCAGGGGGTGCCTTTAGCAGGGGTTACTATTATTATTAAAGGCACCCAAAAAGGGAGCATCTCCGATTTTAATGGCACTTATGCCATACCCGCGACTAAAAACGAGGTCTTGGTGTTCTCTTTTATGGGCTTTAAAACCCAAGAAATGGCCATACAAGGGCGTACCCAATGGGATGTACAACTCGAAACCGACGTTACCACCTTAAATACGGTGGAAATTAATGCAGGCTATTATACGGTTAAAGACAAAGAACGAACGGGAAATATTGCTAAACTAGAGGCGAAAACCATAGAGAAACAGCCTGTAAACAATCCGTTGGCAGCCATGCAAGGGCATATAGCGGGTGTTGATATTGTACAGACCACAGGCTTGCCCGGTGGTGGATACCAAATGGCCATTCGTGGTAAAAACTTTATGAATGGCAGTACAGAACCCTTGTATATTGTAAATGGCGTGCCGTTTGGAGCTCAGTCCTTAGCATCTCTAGAGATCTCGGTAGGAATAAATGCCGGAAATATAAGCCCCTTGAATGCGATCAACCCGTCCGATATTGAAAGTATGGAAGTATTAAAAGATGCCGATGCCACAGCCATTTATGGTGCACGGGCAGCCAATGGCGTGGTACTCATCACCACTAAAAAAGGAAAAGCAGGCAGCACAAGGTTTCAGGCACACCTGAGCAGTACCCTGGGGCAGGTAGCCCATTTCTTGGATTTAATGAACACCGAGCAGTATTTGGAAGTGCGTAGGGAAGGGATTGTAAATGATGGCTTTGGGGCGTTTCTGGACAATCCTGCCTTCGATTTTATATGGCCCGACCTAAAAACTTGGGATCAAACCCGCTATACCGATTGGCAAAAGGAATTGATCGGTGGAATTGCCTACCGCAATCATGCCCAACTTTCGGTTTCAGGGGGCAGCGAGCACACCCAATTTTTGGTTAGTGGAAGCTTCCAAAAGGAGACTACCGTTTTTCCTGGTGATGCCCACTATAAAAAAGCCTCGGTACACCATACCATAAACCATCAGTCCCACGATGGGCGTTTTAAAATAAACCTGTCCAGCATCTATTCCGTTGAACATAACCAAATGCCTCGTACCGATCTTACTGGTTTGGCATACACATTGGTGCCGAATGCCCCAGCACTGTATGATGCGGCAGGGAACTTAAATTGGGAAAATAATACATGGAACAACCCTTTAGCTTCCTTAGAAGAAGAGTATCAAGCCCAAATCCATACACGTATGGCCAATCTGGGACTCTCTTATCACGTGCTGCCTCATTTAGAATTTAAAACCAGTTTGGGTTATAATACTTACGGAATGGATTCCTATAAGACCTTGCCAAGTAGCGCTAGAAATCCTAAACTGGGGTTCACGCCAGAGAATTATTCATCCATCAGCACCAACAGTGCCACCCGTCAATCTTGGATTGTGGAACCACAATTTGATTGGAAGCAAGCATGGAGCGATGTGCTGCTAAGCGTATTGGTGGGAACCACGTTTCAACAAGAGGCTACAGACCAATTGGTGCAAAAAGGAACAGGTTTTCCAAACAACCGCTTGTTAAGGAATCTTTCCGCAGCTAAGACGCTTGAAGTAAAACAAGATAGCGACAGTGAATATAAGTATCAGGCGCTGTTTGGTCGCATCAACATACAATGGAAGGATGCCTATATTTTAAACTTAACAGGCCGTCGGGATGGATCCAGTCGTTTTGGTCCTGGTAAGCAGTTTGGCAATTTTGCTGCTCTGGGAGCTGCTTGGTTGTTTTTGGAAAACGGCTTTTTAAAACACAGTAAGGTGTTCAGTTTTGGAAAATTACGTGGGAGTTATGGCACTACTGGTAGCGATAATATAGGGGATTATAAGTTTCTGGATACTTATAGCGTTACGGGTTATGATTATAATGGCACGAGTATATTAGAACCAACAGGTCTTTTTAATCCCTTGTTTGGTTGGGAAACGAACAAAAAACTGGAAGCGGCAGTAGAGCTTGGGTTTTTTAAAGATCGGATTCTGCTAAATACGGTGTGGTACCAAAACCGGTCGGCCAACCAACTTATTGGCATTCCTTTAGCAACTACCACAGGTTTTACAGAGTTAACAGGGAACTTTGATGCCACCGTTGAAAATACAGGTTTTGAATTTGAGATCCGTGCGATCAACATCCATAGTAAAAATTTCCAATGGCGCAGCACTTTTAACATGAGCTTGCCGAAGAACAGACTGGTAAAGTTTCCCGGATTAGAGACTTCTACATTTGCCAATCGCTATGATATTGGAAAACCTTTAACCATAAGGCATCTGTACCATGCTTTAGGCGTCGATTCTGATACTGGCCTTTATCAGTTTGAAGATTATAATGAAGATGGCCACATACGTAGTTTAGACGATAAACAATGGATTGAGGACATGGCGCCTAAATTATACGGCGGCTTAGGGAATACCTTAACCTATAAAAACCTAACCTTGGAGCTGTTCTTTCAGTTTAAAAAACAACAAGCGTTTAATCCTTTGGTTTCGGCAGCAGCTCCTGGTTTTAACACAAACGGCTCTGTGGCTTTATGGAACCGCTGGCAACACCCCGGGGATACAAACCCCATAATGCGCGCCATTAGTGGTTTAGATCCGAGTGTATTTGAGAGTATCGAAAATCAAAGTGCAAGTAGTGCAGCAGTCTCCGATGCGTCATTTGTTCGGTTGCGAAACATCTCCTTGGCCTACAGACTACCTAAAAATTTAAGTGGGGGTTGCGATTTGAATGTCTATCTACAAGGACAAAATCTATGGACTCTTAGCAATTATGACGGACCAGATCCTGAGCAACCTTCTTCTATAATAATGCCGCCTTTGCGCCAAATGACAGTGGGTGTGCAATTAGGCTTTTAA
- a CDS encoding helix-turn-helix transcriptional regulator, translating into MVGLDKEDLILKDKIAERVKFLREQTGLSQTDFAKKYDIDRQIINRWESKTNNRGITIYTIQKFTNMLGISLKEFFDFDNK; encoded by the coding sequence ATGGTAGGTTTAGATAAAGAGGATTTAATTTTAAAAGATAAAATTGCAGAAAGAGTTAAGTTTCTTCGAGAGCAAACAGGTCTTTCCCAAACTGATTTTGCCAAAAAGTATGATATTGATAGACAAATAATTAATAGATGGGAAAGTAAAACTAATAATAGAGGTATTACAATTTATACTATCCAAAAATTTACTAACATGCTTGGTATTTCTTTAAAGGAATTTTTTGATTTTGATAATAAATAA
- a CDS encoding protein-disulfide reductase DsbD domain-containing protein, with translation MKLITILSVLLGTAALSAQILTPAHWSSRLSKEAIRPGETVELIFSVRLDRNWHLYSNVQNYKIGPLPAVFEFKPHSSYKLLEGVVAIGSQKEYDPVFEVYVNYFENTAEFRQKVKILSKNPIIKGFYEYQVCSIADGKCVMGTGDFEFKIQTIKQI, from the coding sequence ATGAAACTAATAACCATACTAAGTGTTTTGTTGGGGACTGCGGCACTGTCTGCACAAATTTTAACCCCAGCACATTGGAGCAGCAGGCTTTCTAAGGAAGCTATTCGTCCCGGCGAAACCGTAGAACTCATTTTTAGCGTACGATTAGATAGAAACTGGCATTTGTACAGCAATGTCCAAAACTATAAAATAGGTCCGCTACCCGCAGTTTTTGAGTTTAAACCCCACAGTAGCTATAAGCTATTGGAAGGTGTGGTGGCCATAGGCTCCCAAAAGGAATATGACCCTGTTTTTGAAGTGTATGTAAACTATTTTGAGAATACGGCAGAATTTAGACAAAAGGTTAAAATACTGTCTAAAAATCCTATAATTAAAGGGTTTTATGAGTATCAAGTGTGTAGTATCGCCGATGGAAAATGCGTCATGGGTACCGGCGATTTTGAGTTTAAAATACAAACCATAAAACAAATATGA
- the ltrA gene encoding group II intron reverse transcriptase/maturase, producing MIEQVLSATNLYKATRQVERNKGANGVDGMKTTALSAYILENRSLILSTIRTNSYVPNSILGVTIPKGPGKTRLLGIPTVVDRWLQQAVSQQLMVHFEYDFEPVSYGFRPQKNIQKAVLQAQGYINDGYQDIVDIDLQGFFDEVDHCILLQLIYRKVKCPTTLRLIRKWLRAPILIDGTLKKRRKGIPQGSPISPLLSNIMLDVLDKEMKSMGLRYVRYADDFSVYAKSKSEAKTIGNKLFIFLRDRLKLPINKAKSGIRRPVNFELLGHGFVPVYKKGIKGQYALVVTKKGWAKFKRNLKSITKKTKPMSLFERLDRLNQVCRGWMNNYRLTNIYAKVKKLDEWLRNRLRYCIWHDWKKLERKRKNLIRLGIEIGQAYAWSRTRMGGWAVAQSPILKTTITVSRLKRKGYKPLLDYINNTQTSIW from the coding sequence ATGATTGAACAGGTATTATCAGCAACAAACCTTTATAAAGCAACACGCCAAGTGGAGCGCAATAAAGGAGCGAACGGCGTAGATGGTATGAAAACAACGGCACTTTCGGCATACATATTGGAAAACCGTTCGCTTATATTATCTACAATTCGCACAAATAGCTATGTGCCAAATTCAATTTTAGGAGTAACCATTCCAAAAGGACCGGGTAAAACCCGATTATTAGGAATACCAACAGTAGTAGATAGGTGGCTACAACAGGCGGTAAGTCAACAATTAATGGTTCATTTTGAATATGATTTTGAACCTGTTAGTTATGGATTTCGCCCACAAAAGAACATCCAAAAAGCAGTATTACAAGCACAAGGCTACATCAATGATGGTTACCAAGATATTGTAGATATTGATTTACAAGGGTTCTTTGATGAAGTAGACCACTGTATCTTACTTCAACTTATTTACCGCAAAGTAAAATGTCCAACCACCTTGCGATTAATCCGAAAATGGTTAAGAGCGCCCATCTTAATAGATGGAACACTCAAAAAGCGCAGAAAAGGGATCCCTCAAGGTAGTCCCATTAGTCCCTTATTATCTAACATTATGTTAGATGTTTTGGACAAAGAAATGAAAAGCATGGGCTTGCGCTATGTTCGCTACGCAGACGACTTTAGTGTTTACGCAAAAAGTAAAAGCGAGGCAAAAACTATAGGAAATAAACTGTTTATCTTTTTAAGAGATAGACTTAAACTACCTATAAATAAAGCCAAAAGCGGCATTCGCAGACCTGTAAACTTTGAGTTACTTGGGCATGGATTTGTACCCGTTTATAAAAAGGGTATAAAAGGACAATATGCACTAGTGGTAACCAAGAAAGGTTGGGCAAAGTTTAAACGTAACTTGAAAAGTATCACCAAGAAAACCAAACCCATGTCGTTATTCGAACGTCTGGATCGGCTTAATCAAGTCTGTCGAGGCTGGATGAATAATTACCGCTTAACTAACATCTATGCAAAAGTTAAAAAGCTAGATGAATGGTTAAGAAATCGGTTACGCTATTGTATTTGGCACGATTGGAAAAAGCTAGAGAGGAAACGTAAAAATCTCATTCGATTAGGTATAGAAATCGGACAAGCCTATGCTTGGAGTCGCACCAGAATGGGAGGTTGGGCAGTCGCTCAAAGTCCTATTTTAAAGACGACTATTACAGTTTCTAGGCTTAAACGAAAAGGGTATAAACCTTTGTTAGATTACATTAATAATACGCAAACTTCAATTTGGTGA
- a CDS encoding RagB/SusD family nutrient uptake outer membrane protein, with product MMKLKKDNYHTTKPRGVLFTNALGFISYPFLCFLMLVSTHCTDFVEIDPPKNTLISETVFEDVSTVESALASMYFKIREQGMISGKLGLSALMGIYTDELDYYGSNTNYLQLYNHKLSASNSLLSDWWSHAYNLIYASNAIIKGLENSKTISVEDQAPLKGQALFVRAYMHSLLVNLYGEIPYITTTDYLQNNKVSRLPVTQVYTHSIADLTQAVSLLNVTDVTGIRVVPYQAVAKALLARLYLYTENWKMAEATAGELISAYKLEPNVKNVFLKNSKETLWQLKPNGVTDRNTYEANQFVIRFIPGQSYALSKALLDTFEPNDLRLLNWTGSTTSSNGLTTLHYAHKYKAIFSETASLEYSIIFRLAEQYLIRAEARAHLGAVSGAQEDLNSIRNRAGLGNTTATLTNDLLAAILQERHTELFTEQGHRWFDIKRMGVASLVLSPLKPNWQPTDVLLPIPETEIETNPNLKPQNLGYE from the coding sequence ATGATGAAACTTAAAAAAGACAATTATCATACCACCAAACCACGAGGTGTTTTGTTTACAAATGCTCTGGGATTTATAAGCTATCCTTTCCTATGTTTTTTAATGTTAGTATCTACACACTGTACAGATTTTGTGGAAATAGACCCACCAAAAAATACCTTGATTTCCGAAACGGTTTTTGAAGATGTTTCTACCGTAGAATCGGCATTGGCAAGTATGTACTTTAAAATACGGGAACAGGGCATGATCTCAGGAAAATTAGGACTCAGTGCCTTAATGGGCATTTATACCGATGAGCTAGATTATTATGGCAGTAATACCAATTATTTACAATTATATAATCATAAGCTCTCCGCATCCAATAGCCTCCTATCCGATTGGTGGAGCCATGCCTATAATCTTATCTATGCATCCAATGCGATTATTAAGGGGTTGGAAAATTCAAAAACCATAAGTGTGGAAGACCAAGCACCTCTTAAGGGACAGGCCTTGTTTGTGCGTGCTTATATGCATAGTTTGCTTGTCAATCTTTATGGAGAGATCCCTTATATTACTACTACAGATTATTTACAGAATAATAAGGTATCACGCTTACCAGTAACGCAGGTATACACACATAGCATAGCCGACCTTACCCAAGCGGTGAGTCTTTTAAATGTAACAGATGTTACGGGAATACGTGTGGTGCCTTATCAAGCGGTGGCCAAGGCGCTTTTGGCACGCCTATACCTTTATACAGAAAATTGGAAAATGGCTGAAGCGACAGCAGGGGAGCTTATAAGTGCTTATAAGCTAGAACCTAACGTCAAAAATGTTTTTTTAAAGAATTCCAAAGAAACCCTCTGGCAGCTAAAGCCTAATGGGGTTACAGATAGAAATACCTATGAAGCCAACCAGTTTGTTATTCGGTTTATACCGGGGCAATCGTATGCCTTGAGTAAGGCTTTGTTGGATACCTTTGAGCCTAACGATTTACGGCTTTTAAATTGGACAGGAAGCACCACCAGTAGTAATGGATTGACCACGTTGCATTATGCGCATAAGTACAAAGCTATTTTTAGTGAAACGGCTTCCTTGGAATATTCTATTATTTTTCGATTGGCAGAACAATACTTGATTCGAGCCGAAGCCAGAGCACATTTAGGAGCTGTTTCTGGGGCTCAAGAAGATTTAAACAGCATTCGAAATCGGGCAGGTTTGGGGAATACCACAGCCACTTTAACCAACGATTTGCTAGCGGCGATATTACAGGAACGCCATACCGAATTGTTCACCGAGCAAGGGCATCGTTGGTTTGATATCAAGCGTATGGGGGTGGCAAGCCTTGTTTTAAGTCCTTTAAAACCGAATTGGCAACCAACGGATGTGCTTTTGCCAATTCCTGAAACAGAAATTGAAACGAACCCTAATTTGAAACCACAGAATTTGGGGTATGAATAA